A section of the Branchiostoma lanceolatum isolate klBraLanc5 chromosome 19, klBraLanc5.hap2, whole genome shotgun sequence genome encodes:
- the LOC136425354 gene encoding uncharacterized protein isoform X3, whose protein sequence is MEGHIPVVDFGPYGLSKDNANEADLQPLADKLVHTFATVGFVYLVNTGIQKSESEELFGVADRFFDLPLDAKEKYARPQDKTRNRHGWVCVARERSNLETLGNLKEAFDVNMPLSEGQTWPTEVPEFEDKVVTFYEKCRRLDLRILELIGRGLHIPDVPGFLSMFQYMGRGANSTTLSALRYPPVPDDVNEKQMRCGEHTDWGAITLLFQDGVSGLEVMNKEGDYKPAPYLPGSVLVNIGDMLQRWSGDKLVSTKHRVVMPESGADRKSFRRSIAFFTHPDEDTRLVCLDGSNKYDPITAKQHVQQKLNWSYLDS, encoded by the exons ATGGAAGGCCACATTCCCGTTGTAGACTTCGGTCCGTATGGCCTCTCCAAAGACAACGCGAACGAGGCTGACCTTCAACCCCTGGCTGACAAGTTGGTCCACACCTTCGCTACTGTCGGGTTTGTGTACCTGGTCAACACTGGGATACAGAAATCTGAG TCGGAGGAACTGTTCGGCGTGGCTGACAGGTTCTTTGACCTGCCGCTGGACGCGAAGGAGAAGTACGCCCGGCCGCAGGACAAGACCCGCAACCGCCATGGATGGGTCTGTGTCGCCAGGGAGAG AAGCAACTTGGAAACACTTGGAAATCTCAAGGAAGCTTTCGATGTCAACATGCCTCTTTCCGAGGGCCAG ACTTGGCCGACAGAAGTTCCGGAGTTTGAAGACAAGGTTGTGACGTTCTATGAGAAATGTCGCCGTCTGGACTTGAGGATACTAGAGCTCATCGGCAGAGGTCTGCACATTCCG GATGTTCCCGGCTTCCTGAGTATGTTTCagtacatggggaggggggcgaacagTACCACTCTCAGCGCGCTTCGTTACCCACCTGTCCCCGATGACGTCAATGAGAAACAAATGCg ATGCGGGGAACACACAGACTGGGGCGCCATTACACTTctattccaagatggcgtctcTGGCTTGGAG gTTATGAACAAGGAAGGCGACTACAAGCCCGCCCCGTACCTCCCCGGTAGCGTCCTGGTGAACATAGGGGACATGTTACAGCGGTGGTCAGGCGATAAACTCGTGTCCACT AAACACCGCGTGGTGATGCCGGAGTCGGGGGCAGACCGGAAGTCGTTCCGCAGGTCCATCGCGTTCTTCACGCACCCTGACGAGGACACCCGACTGGTCTGTCTGGACGGGTCCAACAAGTATGACCCCATCACGGCCAAACAGCACGTGCAGCAGAAGCTCAACTGGTCCTATCTAGACAGCTAA
- the LOC136425154 gene encoding uncharacterized protein, which yields MAAPTGDVPGSDEESPGTSQDKRTAPRDEETDQPRKRLRIDSEGTHGQQEVQSSLLPDDDQLYYIMENTGSKWKNLAWKLGFTLSEIEGFEEEQELRDRCMKMLTTWQQKMGNSGTVCALKEALEAVGLKNIADNLDLYRGPESSPKRIKYSDNQQVAEQEKQDKTEIQIGNMSQPGIVPVDWQAIAMAALQGRDVSEPIKVGKKTNLKIIASRPFNESMRFGFTSRDPNSMTMEELPPHSYPTLAQQPGFWVKPLPASLAHHGCVVSFTLKSSGDVTFAVDGEDKGLFFSTSVDVLSRRLWAVVDIHDSTVAVQFVGLEVVSEAFDKRIHEGDQVQMSVKDMETLRYMQDGHGGFNADMDKAVGQVGIAVKIDNDEDVHVSFPLSINRRWCMNPATLRKVDRPDIRFTAIIRGDLVKITADLEKLMSVQKKKGFWEDGMEKVPGKIGRAVGVGQKGEIVVKVAGEETEMMIFDPQVVQRTENQGDMCVQGLHHWKSGFSKVCVKCGECTTEGAECSMKGKPLRPPGSCCGCVRYDAGCEDCGLCKSCAGVKSDEDSIRELGNRLNRLLPVHPLESTCTFEVIQLVYHTEYLTNNTKVMCTPVPGVLVLYGY from the exons ATGGCAGCCCCTACAGGGGATGTGCCAG GTTCGGATGAAGAATCACCTGGCACATCTCAAGACAAAAGGACAGCTCCTCGGGATGAAGAGACTGACCAGCCAAGGAAACGCCTCAGGATTGACTCAGAAGGAACCCATGGACAACAGGAAGTACAGTCTTCTTTACTACCAG ACGATGACCAACTTTACTATATAATGGAAAATACTGGCAGCAAATGGAAAAACCTGGCATGGAAGCTGGGCTTTACACTGTCAGAAATAGAAGGTTTTGAAGAAGAGCAAGAGCTGCGTGACAGATGCATGAAGATGCTGACCACCTGGCAGCAAAAGATGGGCAACAGTGGAACAGTCTGTGCTCTGAAGGAGGCTTTGGAGGCTGTTGGGCTGAAGAACATTGCAGACAACTTAGATCTCTATAGAG GTCCAGAATCATCCCCAAAGAGGATAAAATACAGTGATAATCAGCAAGTTGCTGAACAGGAGAAACAAGACAAGACAGAGATCCAAATAGGAAACATGAGTCAACCTGGTATAGTACCAGTAGATTGGCAAGCTATTGCAATGGCAGCACTTCAGGGAAGAGATGTTTCAG AGCCCATCAAAGTTGGTAAGAAAACAAACCTGAAAATCATTGCCAGTCGACCATTCAATGAGTCTATGAGGTTTGGGTTCACGTCTAGAGATCCAAACTCCATGACTATGGAAGAGTTACCACCACACTCCTACCCTACCCTGGCTCAGCAGCCCGGGTTCTGGGTTAAACCTCTTCCTGCCAGTCTGGCCCATCACGGTTGCGTGGTATCGTTCACCTTAAAGTCGTCAGGAGATGTGACCTTTGCTGTAGACGGAGAAGATAAAGGCCTGTTCTTCAGTACTAGTGTGGATGTACTCTCCAGACGCCTGTGGGCTGTGGTGGACATACATGACAGCACAGTGGCAGTGCAGTTTGTGG GTCTGGAAGTAGTGTCTGAAGCCTTTGACAAACGAATCCATGAAGGTGATCAGGTCCAGATGAGTGTGAAAGACATGGAAACTTTACGTTACATGCAGGATGGTCATGGTGGGTTCAATGCAGATATGGACAAG GCAGTAGGACAGGTTGGGATAGCTGTCAAAATTGATAATGATGAAGATGTGCATGTCTCCTTTCCATTGAGTATCAACAGACG TTGGTGTATGAATCCAGCAACCCTGCGCAAAGTGGACAGACCTGACATCAGGTTTACTGCCATTATCAGAGGTGATTTGGTGAAAATCACAGCAGACCTGGAGAAACTCATGAGTGTGCAAAAGAAAAAAGGTTTTTGGGAGGATGGTATGGAGAAA GTCCCAGGGAAGATTGGTAGGGCTGTAGGAGTGGGCCAAAAAGGTGAAATTGTAGTGAAAGtggcaggagaagaaacagAGATGATGATATTCGACCCTCAGGTTGTTCAGAGGACAGAGAACCAAGGAG ACATGTGTGTCCAGGGTCTTCATCACTGGAAGAGCGGATTTTCCAAGGTGTGTGTAAAATGTGGTGAGTGTACTACAGAGGGAGCCGAGTGCAGCATGAAGGGCAAGCCACTTAGGCCCCCGGGCAG ctgctgtggcTGTGTTAGGTATGATGCTGGCTGCGAAGACTGCGGGCTTTGCAAGTCTTGTGCAGGGGTAAAGAGTGATGAGGACAGTATAAGAGAGTTGGGAAACCGATTAAATCGTTTGCTCCCTGTTCATCCattggagagtacatgtacatttgagg TTATCCAGCTTGTGTATCATACTGAATATCTGACCAACAACACAAAAGTCATGTGTACACCAGTACCTGgtgtactggtactgtatgGGTACTAA
- the LOC136425354 gene encoding uncharacterized protein isoform X1, with protein sequence MGALFDQRATSTSITTMEGHIPVVDFGPYGLSKDNANEADLQPLADKLVHTFATVGFVYLVNTGIQKSESEELFGVADRFFDLPLDAKEKYARPQDKTRNRHGWVCVARERSNLETLGNLKEAFDVNMPLSEGQTWPTEVPEFEDKVVTFYEKCRRLDLRILELIGRGLHIPDVPGFLSMFQYMGRGANSTTLSALRYPPVPDDVNEKQMRCGEHTDWGAITLLFQDGVSGLEVMNKEGDYKPAPYLPGSVLVNIGDMLQRWSGDKLVSTKHRVVMPESGADRKSFRRSIAFFTHPDEDTRLVCLDGSNKYDPITAKQHVQQKLNWSYLDS encoded by the exons ATGGGTGCcctttttgatcagcgtgccaCCTCTACCAG taTCACCACGATGGAAGGCCACATTCCCGTTGTAGACTTCGGTCCGTATGGCCTCTCCAAAGACAACGCGAACGAGGCTGACCTTCAACCCCTGGCTGACAAGTTGGTCCACACCTTCGCTACTGTCGGGTTTGTGTACCTGGTCAACACTGGGATACAGAAATCTGAG TCGGAGGAACTGTTCGGCGTGGCTGACAGGTTCTTTGACCTGCCGCTGGACGCGAAGGAGAAGTACGCCCGGCCGCAGGACAAGACCCGCAACCGCCATGGATGGGTCTGTGTCGCCAGGGAGAG AAGCAACTTGGAAACACTTGGAAATCTCAAGGAAGCTTTCGATGTCAACATGCCTCTTTCCGAGGGCCAG ACTTGGCCGACAGAAGTTCCGGAGTTTGAAGACAAGGTTGTGACGTTCTATGAGAAATGTCGCCGTCTGGACTTGAGGATACTAGAGCTCATCGGCAGAGGTCTGCACATTCCG GATGTTCCCGGCTTCCTGAGTATGTTTCagtacatggggaggggggcgaacagTACCACTCTCAGCGCGCTTCGTTACCCACCTGTCCCCGATGACGTCAATGAGAAACAAATGCg ATGCGGGGAACACACAGACTGGGGCGCCATTACACTTctattccaagatggcgtctcTGGCTTGGAG gTTATGAACAAGGAAGGCGACTACAAGCCCGCCCCGTACCTCCCCGGTAGCGTCCTGGTGAACATAGGGGACATGTTACAGCGGTGGTCAGGCGATAAACTCGTGTCCACT AAACACCGCGTGGTGATGCCGGAGTCGGGGGCAGACCGGAAGTCGTTCCGCAGGTCCATCGCGTTCTTCACGCACCCTGACGAGGACACCCGACTGGTCTGTCTGGACGGGTCCAACAAGTATGACCCCATCACGGCCAAACAGCACGTGCAGCAGAAGCTCAACTGGTCCTATCTAGACAGCTAA
- the LOC136425354 gene encoding uncharacterized protein isoform X2 — protein MQAITTMEGHIPVVDFGPYGLSKDNANEADLQPLADKLVHTFATVGFVYLVNTGIQKSESEELFGVADRFFDLPLDAKEKYARPQDKTRNRHGWVCVARERSNLETLGNLKEAFDVNMPLSEGQTWPTEVPEFEDKVVTFYEKCRRLDLRILELIGRGLHIPDVPGFLSMFQYMGRGANSTTLSALRYPPVPDDVNEKQMRCGEHTDWGAITLLFQDGVSGLEVMNKEGDYKPAPYLPGSVLVNIGDMLQRWSGDKLVSTKHRVVMPESGADRKSFRRSIAFFTHPDEDTRLVCLDGSNKYDPITAKQHVQQKLNWSYLDS, from the exons ATGCAAGC taTCACCACGATGGAAGGCCACATTCCCGTTGTAGACTTCGGTCCGTATGGCCTCTCCAAAGACAACGCGAACGAGGCTGACCTTCAACCCCTGGCTGACAAGTTGGTCCACACCTTCGCTACTGTCGGGTTTGTGTACCTGGTCAACACTGGGATACAGAAATCTGAG TCGGAGGAACTGTTCGGCGTGGCTGACAGGTTCTTTGACCTGCCGCTGGACGCGAAGGAGAAGTACGCCCGGCCGCAGGACAAGACCCGCAACCGCCATGGATGGGTCTGTGTCGCCAGGGAGAG AAGCAACTTGGAAACACTTGGAAATCTCAAGGAAGCTTTCGATGTCAACATGCCTCTTTCCGAGGGCCAG ACTTGGCCGACAGAAGTTCCGGAGTTTGAAGACAAGGTTGTGACGTTCTATGAGAAATGTCGCCGTCTGGACTTGAGGATACTAGAGCTCATCGGCAGAGGTCTGCACATTCCG GATGTTCCCGGCTTCCTGAGTATGTTTCagtacatggggaggggggcgaacagTACCACTCTCAGCGCGCTTCGTTACCCACCTGTCCCCGATGACGTCAATGAGAAACAAATGCg ATGCGGGGAACACACAGACTGGGGCGCCATTACACTTctattccaagatggcgtctcTGGCTTGGAG gTTATGAACAAGGAAGGCGACTACAAGCCCGCCCCGTACCTCCCCGGTAGCGTCCTGGTGAACATAGGGGACATGTTACAGCGGTGGTCAGGCGATAAACTCGTGTCCACT AAACACCGCGTGGTGATGCCGGAGTCGGGGGCAGACCGGAAGTCGTTCCGCAGGTCCATCGCGTTCTTCACGCACCCTGACGAGGACACCCGACTGGTCTGTCTGGACGGGTCCAACAAGTATGACCCCATCACGGCCAAACAGCACGTGCAGCAGAAGCTCAACTGGTCCTATCTAGACAGCTAA
- the LOC136425353 gene encoding uncharacterized protein, with protein MGDEVEVKVDKDTFKSLQQENGLPWNDDMVKVIGVSGTIFERLLRNDVAVEFQDRTMEIIFSGCLTKTRESSATQNKQEPIQEGDLVRLVKDEKKLKILQILHGGYNEGMLCCLGKTGCVKKVRKHQVQVEFVLRSEAWWYNPKALTEVSSEEQLSQETVQHLKKGDCVKVAVDPETFNANQLGHGGPVNPVSRAMETAGVVHHFDIDGDAFICFLSGLRCLLNPTSLEKVNAEDYKGDDNSELKRGDWVKVDADKAKIKQVQKEVAPWNDGYYAAAGKIGVVEKIFPSGKIRVHIPSASAGFPLHASLVKRASLVDMQEHLCHAVDSEFGRGDLVKISVSLEELRSLQEGHGGYKPYMAKVMTEAGCVSFIDHEGDIHVRFDIGRLCFNPAALTKVLTIEDKFYVGDLVQFESDLERFKTLQTPQEHGKYVERMAMVCGKTGRLFIIVDSKKFQVKVQGRAWIFNPDLLRRIGNPRTAAEDWKSAAICSRGEHNWSRGRCMICVVCGECTGEGKLCYARGTTRRIPGSVTGCGDGDAGCDDCGACRSCAGIVEEDEVDLLTSGKLQEVLKKTVVKTLQEEAEKKKSADDDKTVVAKHRESESGEEVEVRRRKMLRLLDGATQVIELMRSKDLDSNEEVNRALIQHILIPLKSNPVLKKLLGDHLSNIGAAEVLMEYGSFLSSQAIQHDDTEAEQLYECLKVLYGIINDCAYVSSEFSHILCRSGLLQMTVEELARRYDMEKSDVKQEWIQILVTTLGNCARVADNKDYLRDTGAVELLKKHLSNEDMALKVLTLSCLAHIVDAEELSTIQLQAEDTDFFMNTLKTAVGDAKHATYFGIAHVSAKDCVKDLLALSCQDGNKHAFVEKGVMDTLIHLIESGTDKEKECSMLCVQRFAEVDSVRETIVSETRVEEVLRELLTQSTPYAVQVAARKTLKCLGKEHASS; from the exons ATGGGAGATGAGGTGGAAGTGAAGGTTGACAAAGACACCTTTAAAAGCCTACAACAAGAGAATGGACTGCCATGGAATGATGACATGGTCAAG GTCATTGGAGTGTCAggaaccatttttgaaagaCTTCTGAGAAACGATGTTGCTGTCGAGTTCCAAGACCGAACAAT GGAGATTATTTTCTCTGGGTGTCTGACCAAGACCAGGGAGTCCAGTGCAACACAGAACAAACAAGAACCCATCCAGGAAGGAGACCTTGTTAGGTTGGTGAAGGATGAGAAGAAGCTGAAGATTTTGCAGATATTGCATGGAGGGTATAATGAAGGGATGCTGTGT TGTCTGGGGAAGACAGGTTGTGTGAAGAAGGTCCGAAAACATCAAGTCCAGGTGGAGTTTGTCTTGAGGTCTGAAGCATGGTGGTACAACCCAAAAGCTCTGACTGAAGTTTCCTCAG AGGAACAGCTTTCACAGGAAACTGTTCAACACCTGAAGAAGGGAGACTGTGTGAAGGTGGCTGTGGATCCTGAAACATTCAATGCCAACCAACTGGGTCATGGTGGACCTGTGAACCCTGTGAGCAGG GCAATGGAGACAGCTGGAGTTGTTCATCACTTTGACATTGATGGAGATGCTTTCATCTGTTTCCTGAGTGGTCTGAG ATGTCTTCTCAATCCTACAAGTCTGGAGAAAGTGAACGCTGAGGACTATAAGGGAGATGACAACAGTGAGCTGAAGAGAGGGGACTGGGTAAAGGTTGATGCTGACAAGGCCAAAATCAAGCAAGTTCAGAAAGAAGTTGCCCCTTGGAACGATGGTTACTACGCT GCTGCAGGAAAGATTGGTGTTGTGGAAAAGATCTTTCCCTCTGGCAAGATTCGTGTCCACATACCCAGTGCGAGTGCAGGATTCCCCCTTCATGCTTCACTTGTCAAGAGGGCAAGTCTTGTAG acatgcaagAACATTTATGCCATGCCGTAGACTCTGAATTTGGTAGGGGGGACCTCGTAAAGATCAGTGTGAGTCTTGAGGAGCTCAGGAGCCTGCAGGAGGGACATGGAGGATACAAACCTTACATGGCGAAG GTGATGACTGAGGCTGGGTGTGTGTCCTTTATTGATCATGAAGGAGACATCCATGTGAGATTTGATATTGGAAG GCTGTGTTTCAACCCAGCAGCCCTGACAAAAGTACTAACGATAGAGGACAAGTTCTATGTTGGTGACCTGGTTCAGTTTGAATCTGACCTGGAACGATTCAAGACTCTCCAGACCCCTCAGGAACATGGAAAATATGTGGAACGAATGGCTATG GTGTGCGGGAAGACTGGACGGTTGTTCATCATTGTTGACAGCAAGAAATtccaggtcaaagttcaaggaaGAGCTTGGATTTTCAACCCAGATCTGCTAAGGCGGATAGGTAACCCAAGAACTG CTGCTGAAGATTGGAAATCAGCTGCAATTTGTAGCCGTGGTGAGCACAACTGGAGTCGTGGCAGGTGCATGATCTGTGTTGTCTGTGGGGAATGTACAGGAGAAGGGAAACTCTGCTATGCACGAGGAACAACAAGGAGGATCCCTGGCAG TGTGACTGGCTGTGGAGATGGTGACGCTGGATGTGATGACTGTGGAGCCTGCAGGTCTTGTGCAGGGATAGTGGAGGAGGATGAAGTAGATCTTCTGACAAGTGGCAAGCTCCAGGAAGTCCTAAAGAAGACTGTTGTGAAGACGTTACAAGAAGAAGCTGAGAAAA AAAAGTCTGCGGATGATGACAAGACCGTTGTAGCGAAGCATCGTGAGAGTGAGTCTGGAGAAGAAGTGGAGGTTAGAAGGAGGAAGATGCTACGTTTGCTGGATGGAGCGACCCAGGTCATAGAACTGATGAGGAGCAAGGACTTGGATTCAAATGAGGAAGTGAATCGTGCTTTGATTCAGCACATTCTCATTCCACTCAAGAGTAACCCTGTATTAAAGAAGCTTTTGggagaccacctgtccaacatTGGTGCTGCTGAAGTTCTGATGGAGTATGGAAGCTTCCTGTCATCACAAGCCATCCAGCATGATGACACAGAGGCAGAACAGTTATATGAATGTTTGAAAGTGTTGTATGGTATTATCAACGACTGTGCTTATGTAAGTAGTGAGTTCAGCCATATTCTGTGCAGAAGTGGGCTTCTGCAGATGACAGTGGAGGAGCTTGCACGCCGTTATGACATGGAGAAATCTGAT GTCAAGCAAGAGTGGATACAGATTCTTGTTACCACTTTGGGCAACTGTGCAAGAGTGGCTGACAACAAGGACTACTTAAGAGACACTGGAGCAGTGGAACTGCTGAAGAAACACCTGAGCAATGAAGACATGGCCCTGAAAGTGCTAACTCTCTCCTGTCTGGCACACATTGTCGATGCTGAAGAGCTAAGTACTATTCAGTTGCAGGCAGAAGATACAGATTTCTTTATGAATACGCTGAAAACAGCTGTAGGAGATGCCAAGCATGCAACATATTTTGGAATTGCACATGTGTCAGCAAAAGACTGTGTGAAAGATCTGCTTGCTCTATCTTGCCAGGATGGCAACAAGCATGCATTTGTAGAGAAAGGTGTGATGGACACTTTGATCCATCTGATAGAAAGTGGTACTGACAAAGAGAAAGAGTGCTCCATGTTGTGTGTGCAGAGGTTTGCTGAGGTTGACAGCGTCAGGGAGACCATTGTGAGTGAGACTAGGGTAGAAGAGGTGCTGAGAGAACTTTTGACACAGAGTACGCCATATGCTGTACAGGTGGCAGCTAGGAAGACACTGAAGTGTCTGGGGAAGGAGCATGCAAGCTCATGA